In one window of Bacillus horti DNA:
- the lexA gene encoding transcriptional repressor LexA has product MKTLSNRQRAILEFIKSEVKDKGYPPSVREIGEAVGLASSSTVHGHLARLEKKGLIRRDPTKPRAIEILDDEFIRSEEIQSTPFVRVPVIGKVTAGQPITAIENVDEYFPLPERFAHDSEHIYMLSVQGDSMIEAGIYDRDYVIVKQQNVANNGDIVVAMTDEGEATIKRFFKEKDYFRLQPENSSLEPIILRDVSILGKVVGVFRTLH; this is encoded by the coding sequence ATGAAAACATTATCGAACCGACAACGTGCCATCCTAGAATTTATTAAAAGCGAAGTAAAAGACAAAGGATATCCACCTTCAGTAAGAGAAATTGGTGAAGCCGTAGGACTAGCTTCTAGCTCCACTGTACACGGGCATTTAGCACGTTTAGAGAAGAAAGGCTTAATACGCCGAGATCCAACTAAGCCAAGAGCCATTGAAATCCTTGATGATGAGTTTATCCGTAGCGAGGAAATTCAAAGCACACCGTTTGTTCGCGTCCCTGTTATAGGTAAAGTTACAGCTGGACAACCTATCACCGCTATTGAGAACGTGGATGAATATTTCCCTCTTCCAGAGCGCTTTGCACATGATTCCGAGCACATCTACATGCTTTCCGTACAAGGTGACAGTATGATTGAAGCAGGTATCTATGATAGAGATTATGTCATTGTGAAGCAGCAGAACGTAGCGAATAACGGAGATATTGTCGTAGCCATGACGGATGAAGGAGAAGCTACAATTAAACGCTTCTTTAAAGAAAAGGATTACTTCAGACTACAGCCTGAAAATTCATCTCTTGAACCTATCATTCTTCGAGACGTATCCATTCTTGGAAAAGTAGTAGGAGTATTTCGCACCCTACATTAA
- a CDS encoding cell division suppressor protein YneA, with protein MSMLKLLKDYSYVIVFVIILFIVFYTMTSVLATAGDAEESSVIIEHGDTLWKIATEHHKSMGLSVQEYVRLIQKLNGLDSVVIYPGQELAIMIGYK; from the coding sequence ATGTCAATGCTTAAATTGTTAAAGGATTATTCTTATGTGATCGTGTTTGTTATCATCTTGTTTATTGTTTTCTATACCATGACTTCTGTTCTAGCTACTGCGGGGGATGCTGAAGAGTCGTCTGTCATTATTGAGCATGGTGATACTCTTTGGAAGATTGCTACTGAGCACCACAAGAGTATGGGACTATCGGTACAAGAGTATGTTAGGCTAATCCAAAAGCTGAATGGACTGGATTCGGTTGTGATTTACCCTGGTCAAGAATTAGCGATAATGATTGGCTATAAGTGA
- a CDS encoding DUF896 domain-containing protein, with the protein MLSTEKIQRINELAKKDKESGLTNAEKEEQKELRAEYLKTLRSSLKSDLMNVTIVDPNGDDVTPQKLKNEQAKRKKH; encoded by the coding sequence TTGCTTTCAACGGAGAAGATTCAACGGATTAATGAGCTTGCCAAAAAGGATAAAGAATCAGGTTTGACTAATGCAGAGAAAGAGGAGCAGAAGGAGCTGCGAGCGGAATATCTTAAGACGTTACGTTCCTCTTTAAAGTCAGACCTAATGAATGTAACGATCGTAGATCCGAATGGGGACGATGTAACCCCACAGAAGCTAAAGAATGAGCAAGCAAAGCGCAAGAAGCATTAA